The genomic interval TATTCAGGAGGGCTTTGAGTTCTTCCCGCGCCTGCGCGAACGCGAGAACCAGCTGGGCGGCACCATGTCCGGCGGGGAACAGCAGATGCTGGCCATTGCGCGCGCGCTGATGGTCAACCCGCGGCTGCTGCTGCTGGACGAACCGAGCATGGGCCTGTCCCCGCTGTTCGTGGAAGCGATCTTCGACATCATCGTGAAGCTCAACCGCGAGCGCGGCACGACCGTGCTGCTGGTCGAACAGAACGCCAACATGGCGCTGGGTATCGCGCACCGCGCGTACGTGCTGCAAACCGGAGAGATCAAACTCTTCGGGAACGCCGCCGACATCGCGCAGGACGAGAGCGTCCGCAAAGCGTACCTGGGCGACGAGTAAATTCCCCCACGGCGCCGGCCACTCCTGAGAGTGACCGGCGCCGTGTCATTAGCACCGGATGGGACTGGTCAAGGGGGCCTGAGAAGGTCACTGGGGAATCACGCTTCTCCTGCAATCACTTGCACCGGCGGAACGACCCGGGTCTACTTCCGGCAGGTGAGGTTCACCCGGAAGCTGGGGGACTTGCCGTAGGAGACGGTCTGGTTCGGGGGGCTGTCTCCGCGGCGCAGGGCACTGACGTCCACAGACACGATCAGTTTGGTGGGGGTGTTGGCCTGCACCTGGGCGTCCGGAGGCGTCCCAGGAGAAGGGCAGGTCCATGACCAGGCCGCTGTCAGGGGGAAGCTGAATCATGAACCGGTCATTGAAAGCGGCGGCTGTGCCGGTCAGGCCCAGGACTTTTTAATCCCCGTTTTTCAGGGTGACGCTGATGCCCTCCTCGATGCCGGTGCAGTCCAGGGAGAGGGCCTGCCTGCCGCCGTTGCGGGTTTCAGTGGTGACCACCCAGCCCCACGGCCGTCTGTCTTTCGGGCTGGGAACAAAGCGGATTCCAGTGACGCGCAAGCGCCAGGTGCCGTTGAGGAGCCATTCGTTCATGCACCTTCGGTGGTGGCGGTCTGGGTGCTGTCTGCGGCAGCGCTCAGTGCCTTTTGCAGTTGGTCCAGCACAACGCAGGTGCGGCCGCCGACGTTCACAGTGTCCCTCTCGCGTGGGTGCCGCCGATGGTCAGGAGGGGCTGAGCAGCGGCGCCGGTGGAGGGAGAGCAGAGCAGCGAGGGGCAGCACTGTGCGGTTCATAGGGGCCTCCGGGGGGCGGGGTGCACAGGGTCCAGAGAGAGAGGCGTGACAGGGCATGATCGGCGGAGCACAGAATTGTTCTCCTTGCACGCTAATTGGTCTTCAATAAACTTGACACGACTGCACTCAAGTTTCAGAATATGGACATCTGTACCGTACCTCTCCCCCACTGCATGGAGGTCCCCAACCTTGAACCCTGAACGATTCACCGAAGCCAGCCTCCAGGCCCTGCAGGCCGCACAGGCCCTGGCACAGAGCAGCCAGCACCAGAACCTCACACCAGCGCACCTGCTGCGCGTCCTGACCGACAACGACACCGCCAGCCGGGCGCTGACCCTCGCCGGCGGCGACCTGAACCAGATCCGCACAGCGCTGGACGCCGAACTGAGCAGACTGCCGCGCGTGCAGGGCGGCGAAGGCCAGCTGTACCTGGATCCGGCCCTGGCCCGCGCCTTCCAGAAAGCCGACACCCTCGCCTCGCAGCTGGGCGACTCCTTCGTCGCTGCCGACGCCCTGCTGCTGGCCCTGCGCGCCGAGTACCGTGGCCGGGGCCTCCCCAGTGAAGCCGACCTGAACCGGGCCGTCACCGAGCAGCGCAAAGGAAAAACCGTGACCACCAAAACCAGTGAGCAGCAGTTCGACGCCCTCGCCAAATACGGCACCGACCTCACGCAGCGCGCCCGGGACGGCAAATTCGACCCGGTGATCGGCCGGGACGAGGAGATCCGCCGCGCCATGCAGATCCTGCTGCGCCGCACCAAGAACAACCCCGTGCTGATCGGCGAACCGGGCGTCGGCAAAACCGCCATCGCCGAGGGGCTCGCCATCCGGATCGTGAAGGGTGACGTGCCCGAGGGCCTGAAAAACAAACGCATCGTCAGCCTGGAGATGGGCAGCCTGCTGGCCGGCGCCAAGTTCCGCGGGGAGTTCGAAGAGCGCCTCAAGGGCGTCATTGATGAGGTGATCGCCTCGGCCGGCGAGATCATCCTGTTCGTGGATGAGATTCACACCATCGTGGGGGCCGGCAAGACCGAAGGCAGCCCCGACGCGGGGAACATGCTCAAGCCCGCCCTGGCCCGCGGCGAACTGCACCTGATCGGCGCGACCACCCTCACCGAATACCGCGACATTGAAAAAGACCCCGCCCTTGAACGCCGGTTCCAGCCGGTGTTCGTGGAGGAACCCAGCGTCGAGGACACCATCAGCATCCTGCGCGGCATCAAGGAACGCTACCAGGTGCACCACAACGTGGAGATCACCGACCCGGCGCTCGTGGCCGCCGCACAGCTCTCCCACCGGTACATCACCGACCGGCAGCTGCCCGACAAGGCCATCGACCTGATCGACGAGTCCGCCGCGCGGCTGCGCATGGCGCTGGAAAGCAGCCCCGAACGCATCGACCAGCTGGAACGCCGGAAACTGCAGCTGGAAATTGAACGCGAAGCCCTGAAACGCGAGAAGGACCAGGACTCCCAGAACCGCCTGCTGGACATCGAAGGTGCCCTGAAGAACCTCACGGACGAACTGACCGACGTGCGTGCCCGCTGGGACGCCGAGCGGCACGAGGTGGCCGCCCTGCGCGAGAAACGCGAGGCGCTCGACCAGGTGCGCACCGACATGGAGAAGGCCAAACGCGACTACGACCTGCAGCGCGCCGCGGAACTGGAGTACGGCCGGCTGCCGCAGTTGGAGAAGGAAGTCACGGACCTGGAGCAGAAACTCAAGGGCGCCGAGTTCGCCCACACCCAGGTGACCGAGGAGGACATTGCGTCCGTCGTGAGCCGCTGGACCGGCATTCCCGTCTCCAAACTCATGGAAGGCGAACGCGAGAAACTCCTGAAACTCGAAGAGCAGCTGCACGACCGTGTGATCGGGCAGGACCGCGCGATCGTGAGCGTCGCAGACGCCATCCGCCGCAGCCGCGCGGGCCTGAGCGACCCGAACCGCCCGCTGGGCAGCTTCATGTTCCTGGGACCCACCGGCGTCGGCAAGACCGAACTGGCCAAGGCCCTGGCAGAGTTCCTGTTCGACAGTCAGGACGCCATGGTCCGCATCGACATGAGCGAGTACATGGAGAAACACACGGTCGCCCGCCTGATCGGGGCGCCTCCCGGCTACGTGGGGTTCGAGGAGGGCGGTCAGCTGACCGAGGCGGTGCGCCGCCGCCCGTACGCGGTACTGCTGTTCGACGAGATTGAAAAGGCCCACCCGGACGTGTTCAACGTGCTTCTGCAGGTTCTGGATGACGGCCGCCTTACCGACGGGCAGGGCCGCACGGTGGATTTCCGGAACACCCTGATCATCCTGACCAGCAACATCGGCTCACCCCTGATCCTGGAAATGCAGCACCGCGGAGCGGACGCCGGCGCCATCCGTGACGCCGTGATGGGTGAGTTGCAGGGCCACTTCCGCCCGGAGTTCCTCAACCGCGTGGATGACATCATCGTGTTCGACGCGCTGACGGCCGCGGACCTGCACCGGATCGTGGACATCCAGATGCGCGGCCTGATCCGGAGGCTGGCCGAGCGCCGCGTGAGCCTGCACCTGACGCCCGCCGCGAAGGATCACCTCGCCCAGGTCGGGTACGACCCGGCGTTCGGGGCGCGCCCGCTGCGCCGCGCCATCAGCCGGGAGATCGAAACGCCCCTGGCGCGTGAGATCCTGCAGGGAAACGTGCCCGACAGCAGCAGCCTGACTGTGGATTACGACGGCCGTACCCTGAGCTTCCAGACCGGCGCACTGAACTGAGCGTCCAGCAGAGCGGGGCCCACCAGTTTCCTGGGGGCCCCGCTCTGCGCGTTCCTGCGGTGCGGGGTGTTCGGCAAGGCGGTCCCACGCCGGGGTGAGGCCCTGCGGCATGCCCATCTCCATGACCGTCTCGAGCGCCTCGGGCATTCGTGGACCGGCTGATGGCGCGCGCCGCCCGGCACCTCATCGAACATTAGGGCAGAGACGGAAGCAGGCAGAGCGTCATTCACGCTGCCTTCGGTGCCGGAGAAAGCCCCGGTGTACGTGAGGCAGGTGAAGGCCTGAATCTCGTGGTCCACGCCCAGTCCCCAGGATTCCATGCGGTAGACGCTGCCCTGCGCCGGGTCCTCGCACTTCATGCAGTCATGCCAGCGGCCGCCAGGGCTCAGGTGCACTTCGCAATGCATGAGGGTCCAGCCGCTCTGTCCCAGCAGTGGCGCCGCTGCCCGGCGCTGGTGAATGCCTTGAACACGAGGTCACGGGGGCATTGAAGGTGCGTTCCAGCATGAGGGGGCGGTCGCTCCGGTGCGGTGCGGGATGATTAGGTGGGACGCTGGCCATGGCTTTCCTTTTTGGTCTGTGTGCGGTGGGGCCGAAGACTGAAGCTGCAGGTGGCGGTCAGGCTGATCAAAGCGCTCTTCCCCAGCCGCCGGGAGGGGGCGAGCCACGCGTGAAGGTCAGAGAAGGCCTGTGAACGCAGATGCCACCCGCTGCGGTTGCCCTGGGCCTGCACATGAATGAGTCCGGCGTCGCGCAGGACGCGCAGGGGCCTGGAGGTCTGGGGCTGGTTCAGGTAAAGGTGCTGGGCGGTCTCACCGACAGGGAGCGGTCGCTGCCGGAGGAGTTCGACGATCCGGCAGCGGTGCGGATCAGGATGATCAAAGGGGCGCGTAAGATCTACCTTCTGTGAACCGTGGCGCCGCTGTGCGGACGTTGTGCAGTTCAAGGAAGAGGGAGGTCAGGGCCTGTAAAAGATCCGAGGAACAGTGCTCCGCCTTTTCGTCTGAAATCAGCGAGGTGAGTCTTCGTCCACGCAGTTCAGAACCTATGAGGACTCAAGCTGCACGGTGCTGTGCTCAACCCCATACCGCTGGGCAACAGTCTCCACAGCACCCACCAGGGCGGGGCCCCCCACACGCGCCACCAGGTGCACCGTCAGGTTCTGCACGCCACTCGACACGCTCCACACATGCAGGTCCCGCACGTCCACCACGCCGGACACCCGCCCCAGATCCTGGCGCAACGCCTCCAGATCCAGACTCTCGGGCGGGCATTCCATCAGCCCGTTCACACTGGCGCGCAGCAACGACCATGTACGCGGCAGCACCCATAATCCGATCAGGGCGCCCAGCGCCGGATCAATCCACGTCCAGCCTGTGAACCACAGCGCCAGCGCGCCCAGGATCACTGCGCCACTCCCCAACAGGTTCCCCATCACGTTCAGGTACACCGGCCTGAGGCCCGCGCGCCCCTCCTCCACCCCGGAGATCAGCCGCACACTCAGGAGACTCACGACCATTCCCAGGAACGCCACCACCAGCATGGGTGCCGACTGCACCTCGACCGGCTGCGCCAGGCGCCGGGCCGCTTCGGCCACCACGTACAACCCGACGGCGAACAGCAGTCCGGCGTTCACTGTGGCGGCCAGCACCTCGGCCTGCCGGAACTGGAACGTCCGGCGGCGCCCGGCCACGCTCGTGCCGACCCGCACGGCCATCAATGACAGGGCCAGCGCGACCACGTCGGCCAGCATGTGCCCCGCGTCGGCCATCAGCGCCAGGCTGCCTGACACGAATGCGGCCGCGACCTCCACGAACAGGAAGCCACTGGTCAGCACCAGCGCCGCTGTCAGTTGCCTTTTCCCGGGTGTGGTCCTGCGGCTGGGCCTCACGTGCTCCTGGATGGCCCCCAGCGTCCTCCTGGGCCCCGCCGCGTGAGAATGGTCCGTCATGACGTCAGCGTGGCACTCGCGCCTGATACATGGGCATGAACACCATTTACGAGACCACTACGCTTCAGGCGCCTCCGGAGATGCTTAACTTCAGCCCAAAGTCTCCTGGAGAAGGAGCCCGGCCCAGCCGGCCAAATCCGCCGCGACTGGTCGAGGGTGACCACTGCGTGTGACGCACCCGCGACAAGGAGAGTGGCCCCAGCACTGAGCTGGGGCCGCTTATGAAGGGCTTCTGCTGACTGCCGGCGTTCAGCGCTCCCGGGTACGCCCGGGAGACTGCCCCCCCCAGACGTGCGCGACCGCTTCCTCCACACTTTTCACGCCGGCCACGCCGTCCAGGCCGGGCGGCACGATCAGACGGGAGTACCCGGCACGCCGCGCCTCCTCCGCACGCCGCAGGGACGCCACGGTGCTGCGCACCTCGCCCGCGAGGCCCACCTCGCCGAACACGACGACGTTGTCCGGCAGGGCGCGGCCCACCACGGCGGAGTACACTGCCAGCGCCACCGCCAGGTCCAGGCCCGGGTCCGGCACCTTCAGGCCGCCCGCAAGGTTCACGTACACGTCCAGGCCGCCCAGCGTCAGGTCCAGCCGACGTTCCAGCACCGCGAGGACCACGTCCACGCGCCGGGCATCCAGGCCCACCACCACCCGGCGGGCGTTGGGGTAGGGGGTTTTGCTGGCCAGGGCCTGCACTTCCAGCAGCATGGGGCGCTGCCCGTCGATGGTGGCGGCCACCACGCTGCCCGGCACGCCCACGGGCCGTTCGGCCAGGAACGCAGCGCTGGGGTTCTCCACGGCGATCAGGCCCTCTGCACGCATTTCGAACACCCCCAGTTCGCCGGCCTGCCCGAACCGGTTCTTCACGCTGCGCAGCAGGCGGTATGACCCGACCGTTTCCAGGAAGACGGTGGTGTCCACAATGTGCTCCATGACCTTCGGTCCGGCCACCGTGCCGTCCTTGGTGACGTGCCCGACCAGGACGGTGGCCGTGCCGGTTTCCTTCGCGGCGCGGGTGAGGAGGGCCGTGCCGTCGCGCACCTGCGCCACACCGCCCGGCGCGCCGTCGCCTTCCACCGTGACCGTCTGGATGGAATCCACGATGCACAGGGCCGGCCGGTGCTCCTGCATGAGGGCGGCCACGTGCTCGGCGCGGGTGTCACGGGTGAGCTGAATGTCCGCGGTGACGCCCAAGCGGTCAGCCCTCAGCCGGATCTGCTCCAGGGACTCCTCGCCGGCGACGTACAGGACCGTACCGCCTCCGGCCGCCACGCGGTCAGCGACCTGCAACAGCAGGGTGCTTTTGCCGATGCCGGGTTCCCCGCCGATCAGGGTGACGCCCCCCGCGACCAGACCGCCGCCCAGCACGCGGTCCAGTTCGGGAATGCCGCTGGGCGTGCGGGGCTCCTCCCGCCGGCCCACGCCGGACAGCGGGGTGAGTTTGCCGCCCACCACACCTCCGTACGCACCGCGCCCGGAGGCCGCCGTGACCGCCGGGACTTCTTCCTCGAAGGAATTCCAGGCCTGACAGTTCGGGCATCGGCCCAGAGGTTTGGCGCTGGTGTACCCGCAGCTGGTGCAGACGTAGCTGGTGCGGACCTTAGCCACGCACGCCCGGGCGGCCGTCCGCCCGCCAGTACAGGCCGTCTTCCGTGGCGAGGTAATCCCCATCGAGCAGTTCGGTCAGCAGGAAGCTGGGGTCATCCATGGTGGTGTGGTCGGCCAGGATCTGCTCGGCCTGCCCCTGGTCGTAGGAGACGCCGGGTTCGAACAGGCCCGTGAGGTAGTCGAGGATGGCCAGCTGGTGGGCGCGGCGGCGGTCACTGGGCCACCCGGTGATGCGGCCGTGTTCGTCCTGGAAGTCAGCGATGCTTTTCGTCATGAGGGCTATCGTAGCGAAGTGACGGCCGGGAATGGTTCCGCGGAGCGCGATTGGCTGAGTTCGCCGCGCTGGAAGGAGCCGGGGGTGCTGCCGGGCGCACGGTCGCCGCGGCACCTGGAGCGGATCAGCCTGCCCCAGATCAGGCAGGCCCAGACCAGGCAGGGGCACGGGCTGGCCGGGGGCCGCGGCACTGTTACCGCCTGCGGGTCGCGGTATGGAAAACCGCCGCGCCCAGCTGGGGGCGCGGCGGCGGGGGGAGCTGAAGGGGTCAGGCGAGGATCTGGCGGGAGGCCGCTTCCTCACCCTTCTCGAACTGAATGCTGCCCTGCCCGAGCACCACGCGCACTTCCTCGCCGTGGTTGCTGGCAAGCTCCAGGGCCAGGGGGTCCTCGATCTCCTCGCGGACCAGGGTGCGCAGCTGGCGGCTGCTGCCCACGGCGTGTTTGGGGCTGCGCGCCTTGAGTTTCCCGACGAGCCACGCGGCGATGGCCGGGTCGAAGGTGACGGTGAGTTCGCGGCTGGCGAGTTCCTCGCGCATTTCGCCCATGAGCTGCTGCGCGACCCGAACGAGTTCCTCTTCGCCCAGCGACCTGAAGCGGATCACCTCGTCGAGGCGGTCAAGGAATTCGGGCGTGAAGATGTGCCGCAGCGGCTGGTTGTTGTCGGGGGTCACCGGGCTGAAACCCACGGTGGGGTTCACGTTGAAGCCGGTGTTGCTGGTCATGATGATGATGGTGCGCCGGAAGTCCACGGTACGGCCCAGGCCGTCGGTGAGGCGGCCGTCGTCGAGCACCTGCAGGAAGGTGTTGTACACGTCCGGGTGCGCCTTCTCGATCTCGTCGAGGAGAATGACGCTGAACGGCTGCCGGCGCACCGCTTCGGTGAGGCGGCCACCCTGCTCGAAGCCCACGTACCCGGGGGGCGAGCCGATCAGTTTACTGACCGAGTGGCTTTCCTGGAATTCGCTCATGTCCATGCGGATCAGGCTGCGTTCACTGCCGAACAGGGTGCGGGCCAGGGCCTTGGCGAGGTGGGTCTTGCCGACGCCGCTGGGACCGACGAACAGG from Deinococcus taeanensis carries:
- a CDS encoding ABC transporter ATP-binding protein — encoded protein: MPNPMLELQDIHTYYDHIHALKGVSMTVNEGEIVALIGGNGAGKTTTLRTISGMMKPRRGQLSFEGQNIAGIPAHHILQRGISHVPEGRRIFKDLTVRENLDVGGYTVTDRALIEQRIQEGFEFFPRLRERENQLGGTMSGGEQQMLAIARALMVNPRLLLLDEPSMGLSPLFVEAIFDIIVKLNRERGTTVLLVEQNANMALGIAHRAYVLQTGEIKLFGNAADIAQDESVRKAYLGDE
- the radA gene encoding DNA repair protein RadA — its product is MAKVRTSYVCTSCGYTSAKPLGRCPNCQAWNSFEEEVPAVTAASGRGAYGGVVGGKLTPLSGVGRREEPRTPSGIPELDRVLGGGLVAGGVTLIGGEPGIGKSTLLLQVADRVAAGGGTVLYVAGEESLEQIRLRADRLGVTADIQLTRDTRAEHVAALMQEHRPALCIVDSIQTVTVEGDGAPGGVAQVRDGTALLTRAAKETGTATVLVGHVTKDGTVAGPKVMEHIVDTTVFLETVGSYRLLRSVKNRFGQAGELGVFEMRAEGLIAVENPSAAFLAERPVGVPGSVVAATIDGQRPMLLEVQALASKTPYPNARRVVVGLDARRVDVVLAVLERRLDLTLGGLDVYVNLAGGLKVPDPGLDLAVALAVYSAVVGRALPDNVVVFGEVGLAGEVRSTVASLRRAEEARRAGYSRLIVPPGLDGVAGVKSVEEAVAHVWGGQSPGRTRER
- a CDS encoding ArsR/SmtB family transcription factor gives rise to the protein MNCTTSAQRRHGSQKVDLTRPFDHPDPHRCRIVELLRQRPLPVGETAQHLYLNQPQTSRPLRVLRDAGLIHVQAQGNRSGWHLRSQAFSDLHAWLAPSRRLGKSALISLTATCSFSLRPHRTQTKKESHGQRPT
- a CDS encoding DUF2087 domain-containing protein, producing the protein MTKSIADFQDEHGRITGWPSDRRRAHQLAILDYLTGLFEPGVSYDQGQAEQILADHTTMDDPSFLLTELLDGDYLATEDGLYWRADGRPGVRG
- the clpB gene encoding ATP-dependent chaperone ClpB, whose protein sequence is MNPERFTEASLQALQAAQALAQSSQHQNLTPAHLLRVLTDNDTASRALTLAGGDLNQIRTALDAELSRLPRVQGGEGQLYLDPALARAFQKADTLASQLGDSFVAADALLLALRAEYRGRGLPSEADLNRAVTEQRKGKTVTTKTSEQQFDALAKYGTDLTQRARDGKFDPVIGRDEEIRRAMQILLRRTKNNPVLIGEPGVGKTAIAEGLAIRIVKGDVPEGLKNKRIVSLEMGSLLAGAKFRGEFEERLKGVIDEVIASAGEIILFVDEIHTIVGAGKTEGSPDAGNMLKPALARGELHLIGATTLTEYRDIEKDPALERRFQPVFVEEPSVEDTISILRGIKERYQVHHNVEITDPALVAAAQLSHRYITDRQLPDKAIDLIDESAARLRMALESSPERIDQLERRKLQLEIEREALKREKDQDSQNRLLDIEGALKNLTDELTDVRARWDAERHEVAALREKREALDQVRTDMEKAKRDYDLQRAAELEYGRLPQLEKEVTDLEQKLKGAEFAHTQVTEEDIASVVSRWTGIPVSKLMEGEREKLLKLEEQLHDRVIGQDRAIVSVADAIRRSRAGLSDPNRPLGSFMFLGPTGVGKTELAKALAEFLFDSQDAMVRIDMSEYMEKHTVARLIGAPPGYVGFEEGGQLTEAVRRRPYAVLLFDEIEKAHPDVFNVLLQVLDDGRLTDGQGRTVDFRNTLIILTSNIGSPLILEMQHRGADAGAIRDAVMGELQGHFRPEFLNRVDDIIVFDALTAADLHRIVDIQMRGLIRRLAERRVSLHLTPAAKDHLAQVGYDPAFGARPLRRAISREIETPLAREILQGNVPDSSSLTVDYDGRTLSFQTGALN
- a CDS encoding cation diffusion facilitator family transporter, encoding MTDHSHAAGPRRTLGAIQEHVRPSRRTTPGKRQLTAALVLTSGFLFVEVAAAFVSGSLALMADAGHMLADVVALALSLMAVRVGTSVAGRRRTFQFRQAEVLAATVNAGLLFAVGLYVVAEAARRLAQPVEVQSAPMLVVAFLGMVVSLLSVRLISGVEEGRAGLRPVYLNVMGNLLGSGAVILGALALWFTGWTWIDPALGALIGLWVLPRTWSLLRASVNGLMECPPESLDLEALRQDLGRVSGVVDVRDLHVWSVSSGVQNLTVHLVARVGGPALVGAVETVAQRYGVEHSTVQLESS